The sequence CCCGACGGATAACGATCTATCCAAGCTACGAAAGGGTTCCCATACCTTGTTGTATTTGTATCCCCATTAGAGTTACCCCAATACATCATTCGTGATATCTTAAGTCGGCGAAAGCGCATATAACAAGTCTGCATGTGAAGAGGGATGGACATATATAGTAGCTGTTGAAGACAGTCAGAATGAGAAATACGTGGAGCTCGGTATAAGTATTAAAGCTCAATTGGGTTGTCACAACAATCTCAAGGTATGTTTCTTATCCACCATATATGCCAATTGCTGAGTAAGCGCGAATCAGTATCGCTCCACTATAACCCCATTGAAGCCCATAAGGCAAAAACGTACATCAATCGTGAAGACCAAGATGACGGGCAAACACTCAAACGTCCACACACAAGAACCGCCTCTACCCATTCCTCCTTATCTTCGGACATCTAGTCGACATCACTCCAACTCCTCCGTCTCTTCTCAACATAGTACACATAGTACTCATCAATCCCACCAGACGCAGCcacctcatcctcaacaGCACGAATTTGTACCAACTTTTGACTCCGAAGGTCTAACTAGCACGGCGCTCTACGAACGGGCGTTATTCGAAGACGCTGTCTCACGCTCTTCCACACCAAATGCTAACTCTCGGTCCTCCAGCCGTGGAGCCCCTTTTTCTGCTTCCTTCTTCGAAGAAAACCCCATGGCTTCTCTCGAGCGCCATCACGATACTTCAGCAGGCGCAAACTTCGAGCATGACTTGGAACGTACTCCAACTGGAACACCTACAGAGGCATCCTTGCTTAACTGGGAAGCCGCTCGAGAAGGGTCTATCTCACATCGACCCAAATGGCGACGTCCTTCCCCAAAATGGGTGTACCCGGTGATCATGGTTATGGCTCTCAGTCTGGGGATGGGCAGTCCGCCAAGGAGCGAATTGTATATCAATCTTGCTTGTATGGCGCACCCACCCACTGCGAGGCAGAAGACTGTTATGTCTGCTCTAACCATTATTGATGAACGTGACAGAACACTAAGGTCGAAGGGGTCGGAGTGGGTGAGTACCCATGACGGGGACGTGGGAATGCATAACAGTGGGGGAGTTGTCTTCATCCCTGTCGATCAGTACCCTGAGCAAGGAATCATCGAGTCTAACATCGTTGATGCTCCCCACACCAATACCACTCGTCGAACAGATCTTTCCCCAGCGGACAAGTGGTTCATCCATCTCCAGCACGAGATATACGAGTATCGCCATAAGCACTCTCCGCACGCCGGGTGGAGTACTGACCCAGGCAAAGGCCCTGCTTCGCCTGGGCCGGATCAGTCAGTTGGCAATGGCTCGGATTGGAACACGGGGGATGGCAAGGGTGGGGACAAGGGAGAAGACCATAGCAACGgcgaggaaggaaggacAGGTGGACCGTTCAGGGAGATTGACCCTCAGCTATGTAAAAGAGACGCCAAAGTACAGGCAGCAGCTGCAAAGCTGACTATGAGTGAGTCCCCTCTCCCCTGTCCCTCTTGATGTAATAAGAGAGTTGAAGTCTGATTTTCGATAATTTCTTGCTAGTGTTGACCCTTACCATGGGTTTCTTATCAGCGCTTACCACAGGTTTTTGGGGAAGCACATCTGATAAATGGGGAAGGACAAAGATTATGACTGTGGTAGAAGTTGGATTGTTCCTCAAGTACGTCCTTTGTCCGCCATCTCATTCTACACATTTATTTTTCTCCAATAAAATTATATGGCTAAATCCTGCGTTCAACAGCGAGCTATGTTTTATCCTGGTTGCCAACTTTCCACATCTCGCACCTGGCGGCTACCGTTCTCTCCTTATCGGACCTACCGTTGAAGGTCTCCTCGGCGGGTTCTCTACCATCACAGCAACAGTCAACGCTTATCTATCTGATATCACCCCTGATGGAAGCAGGGTGATGGCTTTTTCCAGGGCGATGGGGTTCATGATGGCTGGGTTCGCTTGTGGACCGGTTTTGGGCAGTATACTTATCCAATCTACGGGTGACATGTGAGTCTGCCTCTTCGTCTTATCTTTTCTCCCGATAAAACTACGGCGTCTCCTAACATCAGACATTAAAAAAGTATGACCCCATTCTATATCAACCTCGTCCTTTATTCCCTTTCCATCCCACTCgtcctctttctcctcccTGAATCCCTTTCCTCTGACGCCCGACTCATCCTCGCGAAACGCGCCCAACTGGCAGAGGACGCTGATGCGCGACGCGAAGCAGCAGAGATAGAATGGGAAGATGAGACACTTGTTTTACCGAGAGTGGAGACGAATGAGGGAGGTGAGCATGCgcaggaagaagaagaccCTCTTGTCAGTGGACGGTCCTTACGTTTAGATGGAATGAGTGGGCACttgaagagaaggaagatgatggagacTATTAAAAGGCTGGGAAAGAAAGCTACTGGATTCTTAGCCCCTTTAGGTATTTTCTTACCGAAGATtgtggaagaagatgaaaaagaagatgaagacggAGAAGGCAGGGTAAGTGGAAGAGTCAGGAGGGAATGGAATATGACTGTTATGGGAATGGGTATGTTTCTGATGTCGATGCTCTATGTGAGTACTCTGTCTCTTTCGATGAATATCATCACCATAGTGACAAGCGGAATACTGATGATGGGTAGGGTATATTATTGACAAAAACGCAATATTCATTTTACGCTTATGGCTGGACATCCGCACAGGTCAGTTCTCTTTTGATTTGTGGAGTACTATTGAAAAGTCGAACAAGAGTACTGAAAATTGATTTGTAGCTTGGACCGTACATGTCTGCAGTTGCTTTCCTCCGGAGTTTCATCCTTATAGTTCTTGTTCCAGGCAAGTAGATAGAACGCTATTAGGCCAAGGTATATTAAGCTAAT comes from Cryptococcus gattii WM276 chromosome G, complete sequence and encodes:
- a CDS encoding Hypothetical Protein (Similar to TIGR gene model, INSD accession AAW44826.1), giving the protein MTGKHSNVHTQEPPLPIPPYLRTSSRHHSNSSVSSQHSTHSTHQSHQTQPPHPQQHEFVPTFDSEGLTSTALYERALFEDAVSRSSTPNANSRSSSRGAPFSASFFEENPMASLERHHDTSAGANFEHDLERTPTGTPTEASLLNWEAAREGSISHRPKWRRPSPKWVYPVIMVMALSLGMGSPPRSELYINLACMAHPPTARQKTVMSALTIIDERDRTLRSKGSEWVSTHDGDVGMHNSGGVVFIPVDQYPEQGIIESNIVDAPHTNTTRRTDLSPADKWFIHLQHEIYEYRHKHSPHAGWSTDPGKGPASPGPDQSVGNGSDWNTGDGKGGDKGEDHSNGEEGRTGGPFREIDPQLCKRDAKVQAAAAKLTMMLTLTMGFLSALTTGFWGSTSDKWGRTKIMTVVEVGLFLNELCFILVANFPHLAPGGYRSLLIGPTVEGLLGGFSTITATVNAYLSDITPDGSRVMAFSRAMGFMMAGFACGPVLGSILIQSTGDIMTPFYINLVLYSLSIPLVLFLLPESLSSDARLILAKRAQLAEDADARREAAEIEWEDETLVLPRVETNEGGEHAQEEEDPLVSGRSLRLDGMSGHLKRRKMMETIKRLGKKATGFLAPLGIFLPKIVEEDEKEDEDGEGRVSGRVRREWNMTVMGMVIIKYVKSRLNPSHNRPKSAAHEAEAGGSAFTTSDHSLPSQSMSSHNSVYDRPSSSLPVIDSTHTGHLDLFTIRLCLFLELVPWFILSFGTSESAFIILTALTTFGSPATPAANSLALSLLPDPSQSGRLFGALSVVHALGATLISPLMFGMLFASTVEDYAAAVFALAAAFVGGALVCMLCVRIPELGSGSFGKGKNTKDRDWENDVDEFEREEGIGGRGRNRKVKRVMSTSVGGSASSLRSSYNGEVGVSSAA